TTCTCGTTGGAGGAAGGGCCTGGAGTGCTTTTCAAAGCACTTGCTGTGTTTGCACTTAGGCAAATCAATCTCACAAAGGTCAGTTAGTACACTCAAATCTTGTGCAGCCTTTTTGTTTATAAGGAGTCTAGTTCTCATTGCTAACAATCAGTTCCTTGTTCCTTGTGGATTCGGTCAGATGGAAAGCCGCCCTTTAAGGAAAACCCCTCTGCGAGCATCTGGTGGGCTAAAGTAATCTCCCTCACAAACCGCTCCTTTTGTCTCTTGTAACAAACTCACAGTTTCTTAACAATGATTGAAGGATTTTCTCTGTTATTTGCTTGGCAGATACTTTGATTATCTTTTCTATGTGGACTTCGAAGCATCTATGGCTGATGAAGTTGCTCAAAACGCACTTAGGCATCTCGAGGTAAAgcctttgtttcttttttacttggtgaaagtAGAATATCACCAAggctcttgttttttttaatcctaCAGGAATTTGCTACTTTTTTGCGGGTACTGGGAAGCTATCCAGTGGACACTACAATGCTCTAATCATTTCCAACATGTAAGTAGTTCATTGGTTTGCATTGCAAAGTGCAGAGAAATCTCTGTGACTGTCAAATTCATTTCACCATATTAACATCAGTCTACATATTAGCATTAATCTTTGAAAACATTGCTATGCAGATCCAATGTATAAGAGCTTTTGACATATGGTGACGGCCAAGGAGTCACCGGTTCACCTTGCGAGACATTGCTCTCCAGTTTCCTTAATTTTAATCGTTTCTTCTTTAGAAGATAAGCTCTGTTGTTTTAGAAGTAAGAATAGTAAGATATCAAAAAACAGGATTAAAACAGAGTCATATATTCAAAAACAAGATTAAAGAACCTATATACACTTTTATGGTGTTTGCATCCATAAATAGAGACGATGATTTTccaaaattgaattaaaataaaactcaaatgTCGATCCATATTCCAATTTTAATAAAAACGAACGAGAGTTCATTCTTTGGCTCTTTTTTTTAGCTCTCAGCCGGAAATCTTTTCCGGCGATCTGGGTATTTAATTACCTCCTCTCTCTTTTGTGAGTAGAGCATAATTACCGGCTTTTGCTACGGTACCTTTTCGAACAAGTTTGAATTTTCCTTattatttctttccttttcctcTACCGCCAATATTTTTAAACAGAAACTTCCCAAATTTTTGTCTTTTGTATGCTCAATACTCCCAATCATCATTATGATTTCGCAAAAAAAGGCATCCGAAATAAGCAACATTAAAGGTCACCGCCAATCACTCGTGATTGACCTATTACCTAAACAAAGCAAGACACGATGGTTCTCCTGAGACGACGACAAACGTAAGCTACCAATGGCTATGGAGCTTAACTCTGTGATGAAAGCAATGTCACTAGAAGATGATGAACCGATCAACCTCCCTGATGAGCCCCGCTTTAGGGTATTTGAAGAGAACAAATGTAGTTTGCTTGGCAGGCTACTAAACCCGGAATGCCAGGCCATGTCACGCATGATAGAAAAGATGCCAAAGCACTGGAGAGTGGTGGGCAGAGTGAGAGGAATCGCTCTCTCTAGAGAGAAGTTCCAGTTTATCTTCAAGCGTGAAGAGGATCTCCAAACCGTGCTGAATGATCGCCCTTGGTCTTTCAATCATTGGACCATGCTCTTGGAAAGATGGACCGAGTCGCCACCAGAAGATTTTCTCACTAAGTTTGATGTCTGGGTGCGCATTAGAAACATCCTGTGTAACTTCTACACGCTTGATACGATGCACATGTTGGCTGAGGCAGTTGGCTTCGTGAAGGAGGTAGCCTACGACCCTAAGGTGTCTCAGAAGGCGGATTTTATCAGGGCTCAAGTGATTTTTGATATCTCTAAACCTGCAAGAGATGAGAAAGTCCTCAACATACCAGGCGGTAAAAGTGTCTACATCACCTTTGAGTATGAGAAGCTCAGAAAAAAGTGTTTTCATTGTCTAAGACTGACTCATGAGAGGGCCCGGTGCCCGATGCTAAAGAAACAACACCATGCTCCTAGGCTACCAGCGTCTGCTCCAAAACCTCTACTAAGTGATACATACAAAGGAAAAGGCAAAGAGGTCTCTACACAGGAAACACGTCTCTTGGAAGGGCCACCTGGCTTTCCTCCCTTGTTCCCTGAACTCTCGAAAGAAGAACAACAAAGTGCCATGTTGTACATCTCACATGCTGACCCTACTGAGCGAAGAGCTAgaattgagagagtcaatcaaaGCATCCAagagaaaaaggagaaagaacGCAACTACCGTCCTGCCTTCACCACAGACTTGTTAAAAGGCGCCGGGATGGTCTTCTGCTACGACAAAGAGGGAGAGCAACTTCAATATATCTCCTCCACGGGAGCTGAGCAAGCTCCTAAGACAAGATCCATCCGTGGTCAACGTGAGATTGATGAGGTCAGATCAGGACAGTCATCAACACCCTCATCAACACATTCTCTGAATGCTGGAAGTCCTACGGGATTCTGTATGGGGGTTCTAGTAAGCCTTCTGCTTCAAGGACTACGAGTACTCAGAAGAAACCAAGGAACAGACCTTTGGCTTGGAAGAGAAGGCTCCGTCTACTAACTGGAGCTTCTACGAAGAACGGGAATGGAGACAATTCAGAGGACATAGGCGAAGGAAGGGCTAAGAGAAAAGCAACAGACTCGACAGGAGAAGGGTCtaagaaacaaaaccaaactcaaGTTAATCTGGTGGCTTCCGTATTGAAGCCGCTGCTTCCCCAATGAGCATACTGAGCTGGAACTGTCGAGGGGCTGGAAACACCGAGACAGTTCAACGGATCAGGGAGATGCGTCGGGTGTATTTTCCTGATTTCTTGTTTCTAATGGAGACTAAACAAAAATCTAGTTACATGGAGAGTTTGAAAATGAGTTTGGGTTATGATAAGGTGCTTACAGTTGAGCCTTTTGGGAGAAGTGGAGGCGTGGCTATTATGTGGAAAAAGAGTTATGTTGTTGATATCGTGACAAGTGATGACAGGATAATTGATCTAAGAGTTATTATGGGATCATTATCCTTCTATCTCACGTGCGTCTATGGAGACCAAGTGAGGGGGAGGAGGAAACTGGTTTGGGATCGTCTCTCGAGTATTGGTATACAAAGAGACGAGGCATGGATGTTGATCGGGGACTTTAATGAGCTAAGGAGCAATGATGAAAAGCTTGGTGGAGCCATCAGAGAAGAAAGTACTTTCTGGGACTTCAGAAATATGGATGATACGTGTAAAATCAAGGAACATACAAGCCATGGTAATTTCTTGTCATGGACAGGCTGGAGGGACAAAGTTTGGGTCAAGTGCAGACTAGATAGGAGCTTTGGAAATGATGCTTGGTTTCGCTTGTTTCCAAGATCCAAAGCAGAGTACATGGACATGAGAGTATCAGATCATAGACCCCTTCGCTTGAACTTCGCTCTGGAAGTAGAGGAGAAACACAAAGGCAGATTCTTCTTCGACAAAAGGCTGTACGGGAAGAAAGAGGTTGAGGAAGCTATAGCTCGATGCAAGAGTGTTGATGCTGAGAACTCAGAGGCTAGCATTATGGACTGCATCGCAAGATGTAGAACAGAGTTGGCTAAATTGAAAAGGACTGAAAATCTCAATTCCAAAACCAAGATCGACCAACTGAAAATGGACCTGGAAAAGGAGATGGCTAAGCAGTTTCCGAGTGTTCAGATGATGAGGACTTTAAAATATAACCTCCCAGTGGCTctgaatgaagaagaaagattctGGAGGCAACGTAGCAGGGTGGAATGGCTCAGAGAAGGTGATAGAAATACTGCTTTCTTCCACAATACAATACGAGGAAGAAGACTCAAGAACAAAGTCTTAATGCTAAGAGACTTATCTGGACATGAACACTACTCTGAGGGTTCTAAAGGCAACATAGCAGTGGAGTTCTACAGAGACCTCTTTATGAGCACCAACCCGAATGATATGGAAGCCTTGTTCTCAGGTTTCCCGGTTAAGGTCACTGCAACTATGAACGAGCTGCTAACAAGACCAGTGACTCCAGAAGATATCAGAAAAGCTGCCTTTGGAGTGAAAGGGAGCAGCGCCCCTGGAGAAGATGGACTAACAGGCTGCTTCTACCAACAGTATTGGCACATAGTTAGTCCTAGAATCGTCCAAGCAGTGCAGCGCTTCTTCCTTACATCAGTGATGTCGGATGGATGGAACCACACGCAGATGAGATACCAAAGGTCCCCAATACAGCTGAACTGAAAGATATGAGACCTATTAGTCTATGTTCTGTTCAGTATAAAATCATCTCGAGAATTATTTGCGACAGATTGAAACAAGTCCTTCCAGACATTGTCTCTGATACACAAGGAGCCTTTGTTGCAGGTAGATTAATCACAAACAACATCATTGTGGCCCACGAGATGGTTCATGGCCTAAGAACGAACAAGAAGGTTGGGGAAACTTCAATGACCATTAAAACTGATATGTCCAAGGCTTATGACAGGGTAGAGTGGAACTTTGTGGAGATTTTACTAGAGAAAATGGGCTTTGCAAGAGCTTGGATCATATAGGTTATGTCGTGTATCAACTCGGTTACTTATGCTGTCCTTCTCAACGGCTGCTCACATGGCTTCATTAGACCGGAGAGAGGTCTGAGGCAGGGAGACCCCCTCTCTCCTTTCCTGTTCATACTCTGTGCGGAGGCTCTAGTCAATGTCCTTAATCAAGCGGAAGCTCAGGAGAAGCTCCACAGTATTAAGTTGGCGTCAAAGTGTCCTCCAGTTCATCATCTGTTGTTTGCTAATGAGCGCTTACTAATGTGTGAAGCCACAGTCTTGGAGAGTGAAGAGATCAAGAGTTGCTTAAAACTGTATGGAGAAGCCTCTGGTCAAGTGATCAACACATCAAAGTCGCCTATTATTTTTGGTGCGGAGATCAGCGATCAGACAAAGGTTGACATAAAATAATCTTTAGGCATAGCTCAAGAAGGCGGAGAGGACTCCTACCTTGGGTTACCAGAATGCTTTAAAGGGTCAAAGAAAGACTTACTCAACTTCATTAAGGAGAAGTTGGAAGGAAGGTTGCAGGGCTGGTATGTAAAGACGTTATCTATGGGCGCCAAGAAAATACTAATCAAATATGTCGCTCTTGCTTTACCTATATATGCTATGTCTGTTTTCCAACTCCCTAAGGATCTATGTGCTAGACTCACAAGTGCCATAGTGGAGTATTGGTGGAGTAGTGGGGACGAGAAGAGGAAGATACCTTGGGTCGTTTGGCAACGGCTTTGCAAGCCAAAAGATTAAGGAGGAATGGGCTTTCATAATATTGGTCGTTTCAACCAAGCCTTGCTTGGCAAGCAAGCCTGGAGGATATGGAGTCGACCTGAGTCCCTGGTGGCAAGGGTTCTACAGCGGTACGGGTATGAGACCTTCTTTTGCTTGGCGCAGCATCATTCATGGTTGGGAATTATTGAAGAAAGGTCTGTGTAGACACATTGGCAATGGAACCCAATCAAATGTATGGGCGGAGAACTGGATTGTTGACGTTGTTCTGCGCCCCCTACGTACCGTGCTGATAGTGACGTTAACTTGCCGCTGAAGGTATCAGACTTACTTCTTAATGGCACTACAAATTGGAACAGATACATGGTTTCTGATACCTTTTCTCCGGAGGATGCTGAGCGTATTATGCTCATGAAACAGATCTGTCTAAAGAGgactctatcagatggagcttcaCAAAGGATGGTACTTATAGCACCCGCAGTGGTTATCAGTTCACAGATGCCTTGCTGGAATTCCAGAGTCAGCATAATCAAGCTCTGCCACCGATTGAGAAAAAACTATGGAGTAACATATGGAAAATCAAAGCTCCTCCCAAGATCAAGCATTTCATATGGAGGTCTTTAGCCGGTGCTCTAGCAGTTAAAGAAAGGCTTCAAACCCGAGGAATCCCAATTGATGCTACGTGCCTCGGCTGTGGTGCTGCT
The window above is part of the Brassica napus cultivar Da-Ae chromosome C3, Da-Ae, whole genome shotgun sequence genome. Proteins encoded here:
- the LOC106384191 gene encoding uncharacterized protein LOC106384191, producing MAMELNSVMKAMSLEDDEPINLPDEPRFRVFEENKCSLLGRLLNPECQAMSRMIEKMPKHWRVVGRVRGIALSREKFQFIFKREEDLQTVLNDRPWSFNHWTMLLERWTESPPEDFLTKFDVWVRIRNILCNFYTLDTMHMLAEAVGFVKEVAYDPKVSQKADFIRAQVIFDISKPARDEKVLNIPGGKSVYITFEYEKLRKKCFHCLRLTHERARCPMLKKQHHAPRLPASAPKPLLSDTYKGKGKEVSTQETRLLEGPPGFPPLFPELSKEEQQSAMLYISHADPTERRARIERVNQSIQEKKEKERNYRPAFTTDLLKGAGMVFCYDKEGEQLQYISSTGAEQAPKTRSIRGQREIDEVRSGQSSTPSSTHSLNAGSPTGFCMGVLVSLLLQGLRVLRRNQGTDLWLGREGSVY